AAACTAAGAAAACTTAACAAAGAGCATCCGAAAGACTGGCGAAAAAGGTATTGAGGCGGAACGCAAACTGCTATCTTGATGGAATGGGCCCCCCAGTCTAGAGGGCCAGCCAAGCAGCCTTGACGCGCATGACCTCGGTCGCTCGCCATGGTCGATGGAACCAAGACAGGATCGCTCTAGCGGCTCTTAAAGAACGTCTTTCCGTGGACGATCAAGCCTCAGCACGATGGAAAGAAGCACTGGGTTCGGCCATTGTAGCTACAGAGACCCAGCGCGAACTCGATCGATGTGAAAGCATCCACTCCCTTGCCCGAGTTACAGGAAAGAGGGACTTGGCGGAGGTTCTCAGGGTCGCGCACCTTTGTGCCTCGGTGCGTACAGACCAAGAATTCTCTTGTCTTTTGTCTTACATGAAGCACTTGATTCCCTTCGAAAAGGCGCTGGCGGTGGTCGGGCCGATACGTTATCCACCGGCCTTTTTAGGCCCAACCAAGATCCTGGCTTTGGATTTTCCCATGGAATGGCTATCCCTCTACTTCCATCGAAACTACGCCCAGCTCGATCCAGTCCTTCGATTCCATCTACTCACCTTTCAAACGCAGCTCTGGTCTCAGACATTCCAAAGCTGTAGCGATCCCCAGCTAGGAGATTTTCTTGCCGACGCTTCGGCCTTTGGCTTAACCGAAGGGATTACAACAGGAGCTCAGGAGCCTGCCCATGGTTTGGGCACCTTATTTTCGTTCGTGGGGTGCAACTTGGGAGAAAATTCTCGGCACCTTTTGGTAGTGGACGTTCTTAGACCGCACCTTCATGCGGCACTTCTCCACGTGGCTTTGCATTCCACTCCGACCACCCCGTACCGCCTTTCTCTTCGGGAACGGGAAGTACTCCACTGGGTCAAAGAAGGGAAAACCAACTGGGAGATCTCCCGGATCCTTGGGGTCAGCGAATCGACTATCAAGTTTCACATCAAAAACATCCTTGCCAA
This is a stretch of genomic DNA from Candidatus Methylacidithermus pantelleriae. It encodes these proteins:
- a CDS encoding helix-turn-helix transcriptional regulator, producing MTSVARHGRWNQDRIALAALKERLSVDDQASARWKEALGSAIVATETQRELDRCESIHSLARVTGKRDLAEVLRVAHLCASVRTDQEFSCLLSYMKHLIPFEKALAVVGPIRYPPAFLGPTKILALDFPMEWLSLYFHRNYAQLDPVLRFHLLTFQTQLWSQTFQSCSDPQLGDFLADASAFGLTEGITTGAQEPAHGLGTLFSFVGCNLGENSRHLLVVDVLRPHLHAALLHVALHSTPTTPYRLSLREREVLHWVKEGKTNWEISRILGVSESTIKFHIKNILAKLDASTRSQAAALAVQHRLL